Below is a window of Phoenix dactylifera cultivar Barhee BC4 chromosome 7, palm_55x_up_171113_PBpolish2nd_filt_p, whole genome shotgun sequence DNA.
GTGTGTTAGGACATTTCTCATATTCAATCGGAGAAAATAATAAACTTGCATTGTGATTGCCAAAAatattcctcctcctccccctgaAAGTCTCTTTCCTCTTTCTCTATCACCAATGCTCTTTTTATATATGATAGAAAATAACAAtgtaaacaaaaaataaaaataaacatttCCAAGAAAGCTCATCTTTAAAACtaacttttttataaaaaaaagacgATAATTATTTGCACCCCATTTCAACAATTTAGTTAGAGACTGTAAGTACCATGTGAACAAGGTTAGACGAagtaaagaaaaacagaatGTGAATGAGTACTATGTGAACAAGCTTAGATGAAATAAAGggaaatagaaatcatatgaccTTTATCGGTTACATAGGGTTCGGTCATGATAAATCCTACTTATGGAGATACAAGCCGAAAAGGTAGAATTTGACCGCGATGCTAACGAGCAGGCCAACAAATCAAAACTTAACCGTGATTAATAATAATACAAGACGTACAAAGTTCGATGGCCTGTAAAAGGAGTAGACAAAGATGATCAAATCAGTCTCAAAGATATTTCCAAGTGCAAAATACTATATTATAGTCCAAAATAAAGAGAGATAGCCAATATAAGCCACGTCAGGATAAGCTATAGCCGAAAATATATGATTATCAGTCTAACAGAAACTGTGCTAATAAATGTAAGCAGTGGGAGGGAGGTGACATGTGGATTACAACCATCAGAATAGGCAGTTGTTCTATTACCATAACTCAGGCTATACTCCTATCTCTTTTCAAATCCATCTCTTTCGAATAGTAGTGTGATGGTGGCGAAAGTCCTTCAAAATGAAGGCACCATGCTAAACTTGTATCCTCCTTTCAATCATTCTCTTTCTGGCTGATCTAATGCTAGTGGTATACCCATACACCTATTTATCCAGTCATTAGACTTATTGTGTAACTCCTCAAGGAAGCTAGTTGGAAAACAAGGCTCATCCGAAAAAGAAAATAGGTGAACATTGATATAAAATTTACATTAATTAGCAAATATTAAAGAGGAATAGCCGAGTATAGAAAAGACAAATGATAGgatttaaataaaagaaaaagaattagaATAACATGAAGAGACAAAAAGAAATGAAACTATTTGTAGATTTGTATGTCCTCTTCATTAATCAGACAGCATTGGAGCATACAGTTCTTCAAAAAAGGATGTATTCTATTCACATCTCTGTTTTTACTCCGATCGTTTACTTATATTCTTTGATTAGGTttcagcttttgaatctttctatcttatatagtttcttgaaatttttttcgTTTTATCATTCATCAGTTGAAGTAGGAGAAATTTTTGCAACAACATTTGGTTTGAGATTGGTTAGACTTTACATTAGGATGAGTCTTCCAATCATGCCACTTGTGATTTGTGCAATAGGATGCTTGGGTGGATCCTATGCTGTCTCATGAGACACCCTAGCCCATGTACCATATGGGATCCATCTAATCATGGTCATCGCCCAAATCATGAAATGACTATAATTAAAGACCTAGCCCTTTCCGTTTCAGGTCCAAACTGTGGaagatgtgttttttttttgaaaaaaaaacgcTGATTTGTTCTCATGTACCATTCTATTATCTTCGCTAAGGCTTTGGCTATACCGGAATAGGAAAATATTGTCTTGATGGATTGATTAAATTTAAGTTATTGAAACtactattaaaaaataataagatttATTCACATTATTTCAATCATTAGCCTACTCTAAGGATGAGCAATTTTATTTGTGATAAATCTACTAAAACATTCTAAACAACTTTTATATGTGCGAGTATAGGAGATTTTAAGATAGCTTCCATCAATACAATCCATTTAATATCAAGAGGTTAAGATAAACTTTTGCTCTATATATTTCCTATATTTTCCATAcaactaataattatttaagATCATGATCTCtaattataaaaatcttttgCATCAATGCAATGCCtatcaaataaaatatcatcaaaTTAAATGATTTAAAGGATTGAAAGTTATCATCGATCACCCATCACCTTCACAAAATTTGTAATTCAGTTTTCTCCAACATTTCATTAGATAGCACCTATAGAATtcaaaatgattctaaaagtatgttaattaaaagaaaacaaaatatttaaatGCATCATCGTTACTTATAAACTTTTTTGATATGCTTAATATCTTTTGGTATTGATGGAGCCTTAACAAAAGAATAAGTATTTTGTCACGTCAAATATATTGATGATTTGTTTTTTAAGCTGAATGGCTTAGGATCAATTCTCCCCTAAACATATTAGTTGGGGCAAGAAAGTTTTGAACAAGATGAAATAGTAAGGGTGAGGAGGTGGTCATAGAAAAGGGATAAGAAAATTGGACGGAGTCTCAATCAAATTGGAAGAGAGATAAATAGCATACTACTGTATGAGGCATATCAAATCATGGTTTTCATGCCATATACGGGCATGATTAGAACTTTGAACCTCTCTTATTTACGTACTGGAGAGTATCTTGATTTTATGTCTTCACCTTTGATTTTATGTCTTCGCCTTGCGATTCACTCTACCATATGGCCCAACCTAGCAATATCATTTTGAAACTCAATGATATAGGGAAAAATTGTCATGATGATGACAACGACAATAATAATGTTGGACTTCATGCAAAGTTTCGTAATCATTGGACATGCCCatgacaagaaaaaagaaaaataagatagATACTACCACAAGAAAAAAGCGCTAGCATCTTGTTAGAATGGTGGAGAAGTTCTTTGCAGGCTTTAACCCTTAATATCACTCATTAAGAAATTCAatcagctctctctctctctctctctctctctctctctctctctctctctctctctctctaatttcCCCAACTCATCTTCATCACTCCCATGAACTTCTCACCTATAGAGCAGACTCATTGGACAATGACTTGTTTGTTtgcaatttttttctcttttttgtgcattttcttttatatagACACAAAATTCAGcctgaaataagaaaataaagagtGATTAAAGTATCTTCATTAAATATATGCTAATCAACTCTGAGTGATTAAAGGACAGAAATCTACTTGTCTCCTATTGAGTAAACCAAGCGCAACGCAAGTGCATATTATCTTCTACTGAATAAACCATATGCAACGCAAGTGCAAAACTTGGTGCCAAAAATCTAAACTTCATTAGGCTCAGGGAGTCAAGCCCAATTATTGTACATACCTCATCTAGAGCCAGCCAAAGACTAGCCAGCTACCTGACTAGAAAACGACCCCTAGAATCTGAAAGTGATGCATCCAATAACTGGACATGAGGCTTGTCATACTTATAATCCAACCTAACACAAAAGTCAGGTCTAGGTCTAAGTCCAAgctaacttcttttttttttttttttgtttttgcttaaagagaagaggaaagaaaaaggaagagacaaGTCCACCCCTATGTAGCAGCCCCCACCCCGCCAGAAGATTGTtcaatgcgggcagaaatgaccgtATGTTGGGCATcccggccggttttactcatatcctTTTCATCCGTGGGCTCCGCTCGATTATCCCTCTGAGCTTCGGCACGAATACCatatgtgagtacgtcacatctgGTACCATCGAGGCTACTAGCAGAGCGATACGTCCTTCCAGACCTCGTGTCCGAGCAGGGATCAGTGGTAAGTCCAAGCTATTTTTCAGTGGTAAGTCCAAGCTATCATTGATGGATATAAAGAACAGAGACCTTAGTGGTGACTTCCGAGCACGTGCCGACGTTTCAAAGggcagagagagaaagataagACTTCCAACCCTCACGTGTTTGGACTCGGCTGACATGGTGGACCAGCCCACGTCGGACAAGCCGACAAGCCAACATGTTCAACGCACATGCTTGGAATCTACTGACTTTTATCCACCGATATTTGAACAAAGACCATCACTTTTGAGTACCAGAGAACAGAACAAAACGGCTACGGAGAATATTAGTGCACAGAGACTAAAATTTAATCCAGTCCTCACTTTGATTTGGAAAGGACTATCTTCTGAGCCTAGCTGAGTATGGTGGTTAGATGGATTCAGTGTCAGATTGCGATGATGATCATCTATCCACTCCTATTTAACATCTCGAGGAACTTGAGAAGGTGTATATCTGGTGACTGAGCACATCTATAGCGAAACAAATGAGGTGATAGACTGTATCGCCTCTTATATAGCATAGTATTTTGGTGTAGTTTTATGGACTGAAATTGTCTTGGTCATAAAAAGCTAAAACAATTAATGATGAAATGAAAATGGCCATTAAAGACAAATATttgcaataatttttttatgataaaagattaaaaaattaatggtaAATAACCTAAAAATTATCCAACTGAATTTCCATCTGATCGAATTCAGAACCTAAGACCTATTGAATATTTGCCTACTACATAGGCGCTATGACAACATTTGCTTCTTGTATAAAATTATGATGTATTATACTTATTCAAAACTTCACATTATGAAATATATTgacattttatattttattaattaattatttttataaaaatttgagcattttctttttgaaaaaatataaaagataaataagtttattttattatttgtaaTATTATGAAAACCTTTCGCTTAAAATATTTAAAGTATCAATAATTTCAACATATTTCTatattgtatatattttttctaaagTTCTTTAAAAGTAGATAATTTATGATTCTTTGTTCATATTGTAATTAATAAGTAATTGTATTAAATACAAAATACTTTTTAatactttttattattattttatttaagtaattttagtttttatatattttaatataaattaGGTTGGATCAATGATCCAAATCTTTAGTTAAATTAGTCTCCATACAAGTTTTTAATAACTACATCTTAGACTATTACCTGGTTCTAGTGCGTCACTTGCAATATTGATAGTgaatttcatatcaaaatttgtTTACTCTAATTGTTAAATTATATTTACTCATATAAGTTGTTCAATAAATAGATTGATTCAAATcaagttaaaaataaatattgaacttatcaaaaaaaatataaaaataaaagatataatcaattttattaaattaaattttaataggGCACATAAATTTTAGCAGTTTGATGCATTTCCAAAACCAATCAAGTATCCAATCAAAATCTAATGGTGTTAGCTATACCTCATTATCTTTCAAATCTCTATTTGAATTCTCGCGATGGTTGGCTTGGTTTTAACAGCATACTGATAGAAAATTATGATCCATATTATATTTTAGTGATTAACACATGcactattaaaatattattataatttgatatttttgctAATGATATCGCCATTTTATCATTAATGTATAAGATTTTAGTGACAACACAATATATAGGCAGTAAAGACAGAGATTTTTAATGACCACTCTATAAGCTCATCATTAACAGTATATACCTATAGGGACTATTTTAAAATATCATCACTAAAGTCATATGCTTTAGTgataaatcataaaattatcATTAGTGTATTGACTAATATTGATTTTCATATTGAAAATTATGACAACATACTGTATCATCAGTATTAACCATTTCATCATCTCATCACTAAAAGATATATACCTACAATGACTATTTTAAAATATCATCACTAAAGATATAAGTTTTAGTGGTGAATTATAAATTTGTAATAACTGATTTGACCAATATCAATTTTAACACCAAATTTATGACAACATAGTATATCATGACTAAAAATATAGACTTTTATTAACCACCCTATAAGTTTGTCATTAAAGGCATATATCTACAACAACCATTTTAAAATATCAATACTAAAGACATGAGTTTTAATGATGAATCATAAAATCGTTATTAGTGAGTTGACAAAATTAATTTTGGCATCAAAATTATTTACCTAACTTAAAAGAAGCTCTATTTAGTGATGATTTTTTTGTGATAAAATGAAAAATAGTCACAAAAGGTATATATTTTGTGACAACATTTTCTTTGGTTATTAAAAATTTAGAGCAAAATGGTTTGTTGTGACCACttcttattttttatgattaacTTAGTCAGCTTATTGATACAATTACAAATTTTCATACCAACGCTCTATTGCTACGTGCTAAAGCTAGGACTGTAGAATGGCAAAAGTGTTGCTCTTTagaatgcatgagatgcatgacttaccctttttttttttttgcttaaaatgCATGCCGTACCCTTGATTGTGGAAAAAGAAATGGATAAATAGATTAAGATTTTTTCTTCCTACTTTATCAAAGtgacattttattttattaggtTAGGGATTTAGATCATTCTAAAAAGCAAGTTTTTATTAGTTTTGATAGACAAGTACTTTAAATGCGAGTTTCTTGAGAACCAATTTTAcctattattttaatatggatCTCCTTCTATCAAAAAATATGGATCACCTCCAAAAGCAAGTTCTTTGAAAAGAGGTGCCAATCAACTAAGCTAATAGCTATGAGTCAAGATCCTTGTGTGTTTTGTACCTCATGAGGTTGTATGGCCATGGACAACCACCACATCATTCATTTTAGATGGATAGTTGTAACTCATCCTCACGGCGTGCTATATTTGGCACCCAATATGACCCTCTCTATTCCTAAGATAATAGTCGTTCGTCTCCAAGATGGATAACGTGGTAATTATCCAAAATTGTACAGTGCTTCGCAATGTAAAACATGAACCATGAGGATTTGAACTCGATAATTGTTGGCAAAAACCAACCTAAATTTATGTTTCCCTCCTCCCATGGCACACAAGATAGCaattaagaaaattaaataaataattaacatGGAGATTATTTGAACTTGTGATATCTAATAAGTTTGAGTTCtgatattatattaattaattattagatcctAAAAATTTAACTTGGTAGAGAAATATGGTCAACAATATATATCAAACTTAATGAAAATcatatctaatttttattaatacttTGCTAAATGAACAAATTAAACTCCATGTTGCATCAATATCTAAATCTTCCTATTCCCAACTCGAAATGTGAAAGGAAGAAACGGTATCACTTTGGAATTTTCCAATCGAACATAAATGTTTTGTATTAATTTAATTTccatgattcatttggacattGCTTGCTAAAATGGGAACCATAGGCATGCACCCTATAAGGTGTTCTTTTCGccaatttaaataaaatttctgTATCTCTTGTTAACAGAATTCTATTTACAAATGCGTCACCCATCACTTCATCACCTTATCACCTTGAAGAGCATGAGCAGCCCACAATAAATCTGAAGACACAGAAAATAGAATAATGGATCAATTCTGCTGATCACTGATTCCTAGCAGGGGAGAGAGCTAAAGAATGTTCCCAGAAATGGCAGTGGTCAGTGCCGCTTTAAACTCTGGATCCTTCGTCAATGACCAAGCCACTTGCTCCACCAAACTCCGCGCCGGAAGCTCCGGTGTCTCAACCTCCTGCTGCGATCCCACTCGCGCGAGATCAAGTGTTATGTTGCTCGGGCCCGAAGAACGGCGAGAGACCGAGCCACCGCGGCTGGAACCACTGGGTGCCGTAAGCTGAGAGGGATTACCATGGTTGTGCTCGCCTTCGTAAGTTGCTACTAGGATTGACCTATCCTCTGCACTTCTTTGCACCTAAGGAAGAGGTCATCATTGAGTTGGATTCAGTTTGATTCATTCCTTGTGATTCTATGGCCATCTAAATAGACTTCAAGGAGAACTATGGTTAGGTTCGATCTTTGgttaccttcttcttgacaggGCAGGCAGGAGCAAATGAGCATCTGAAGTAGGCCCTTGGACATGGATTGTCTCTTGTCACCTTCTGACCATATTTTCTCCATTGATACCCATCTCCTACAACCTAAAGATATATAACACAAGAGCATAGAATTCTTATGAGTAATTTCTGAAGTTGGAATGGAAATGTTTGCTTAAGAAAATATGTTGAAATTCAGGGAACTTACGAGGCTCGAATCCGATGGATCGGTGCGAACGTAGAGCTTAGAGACCTTCAGACACTCTTCTCTCGCTTGCTTGCAAGAATTTTCGCTCGAGTTTCTTCCAATCTGATGTCCCATGCAATTATTGGTCATTCCATCAGCCCCATCAATATTGTAGCCATGCATGGCAAGGCTCtcactcttcctcttccttcctgGCGAGACCGACCCCCCATCGGAGCACATGGTGGTTATCAAATCCATTACCTGTCTCTGCAGGTTGGCATAGTCTTCATAAATGGCGGCAAGCTTCTCGTTCAGTCTTTTATTCTCTTCGGAcacccgattgagctctgcctTGAGATCCCCAGCCTGAGGCCCAAAAAATATATCCATTAGAAATTtgcagttaagcgtgcttggaGAAGAGTAGTAGTACTACTATATGCTGCTAACAAACGGTCGGTAAATATGAATAAACTCGCCTCTCTTTTCATCAAAAACTCCTCTTCCTCATGCTTGAGACTTTTGGGCAACCCTTTCTGCTCAATCCAACACGGAGAGACTAATCAAAACTATATCCATTGGATGtctaaatataacatatatgagACATTAGCACTCACTGGAACTTGGCCGGGAAACCGGAGAGAACCGACCTTGAGGTCAAGGCTCAGGGAGGAGTGACCAATCCTTGTGGAGTCCATGATCAATGAAGGCAGCTGGCAAATTGGGTGTGTGCTTTTCTTGGAAGCCTTGGAGAGGCAAAtgagaatgagagatgagggCTTGGGTTGGAGCTATATACACAACTCTTTGGATGGGATCTTGGGGGGACGGAAGTCGGATAAGACTGTAAGAGACGAGGGAGACATCATCCAGGAAACGTCACAGCGTTGTCGTCATATGGCTTTCTGgaggaggaaggaaggaaggaaggaaggagccTGAAAGGGCTAGAAAATTGTAATTAGAGTAGTTGGCGCTTGGGAGGAAAGTGGGAGAGGTGGATTGAGAAGAGGAGGGGACGGCGGGGACGTGGCCCACAGCAAAGTAGTCTTTTTACGTTAGTCAAGCCGCCAAGCTTCTCCGTCTCCTGGTCTTCTCTGGCTCCCTTGTAATTTATTTGACCCATCAACTCATTGGACCTCATGTGACTCTATCTAAACTTTTATAGAATGCTCtcgtgttcttttttttttcctttttttttttggtggttaATGCTCTCGTGTTCTTTAGTAGTGGATCTAGGCGTGGCTTGAAaggtagagaaaaaaaaaaaaaagttgatccTATGGAGTCTTGTATGGGGCAAGAGCAGGATGACTAGACTAGGAATATTTGAGCAGTTACCATGGTTAATAGTAACCATAGTACTTACTAGCTTTTGAGAATGTGGACACTAGATTAGTTACGACAATAGCACTGATGTATGCAGCAATTAGCTTTGGGACACGACACCGAGTCTAATGTGCCTCGAAGTTTCTATgggtttctttttcttgctttctAGTGGAATTCCTATGAGGCAAACGCCAGAATTAATTAACTACTTAGAAAACATCAACTCTAGATTATGAATAAGTATGCTGAATTCCTGTGAAGCAAACAGTAGAACTAActtagaaagcatcaactctAGATTATGAATAAGTATTCTGCAATAGCTGAGTCCAATGAAATTTGGTAGATATGGTTGGATAGCTTCAATGTCCTCAATTTGTTAGCTAATTTGGCTTGGGAGAAACAGGAGAGTCTTCGAATATATCGAGGAGAACTATGTAGAAATTTTACAATGTACTTTCTTACAAAAGAGTGGACCTTTCATTCTCGAGACAGAGCTTCAAGAAATTAAATTGCAGCATGTTTCTTTGCTTTGCCAAATAATTTTGTGATAGACTATTTTATGTACTTTTTTATTGGGCTATTGGTTCTTCTAGATTTCATCTGCTGAATGAAACTGATTAGATTTTGCCTAATTTTTTCCTCCAAATAAAATGGATGCAGCATACTGTCACTCCCAATAGAGTTAGGACATTTGCTTATCTGACATCAACTCTCACaaataattatgaaaaattaatgcaAACTCATGTTAAGAGGTCATTACGTGCCTTGGGGGCACCAATCTTGACTTCTAAGTATTGTTCAAGTGTGGTTCGGCATACACTCTAAAATGAGTGACACGTGGCACGTCTTTTGACCTTGATTGGAACATTGCAGCCGGACTAATTGTTGCCCGAATCAAAACGAAATGGTGCACGGCCTCTCTCGTGGACCTTCGTTCTCCTTTCTTCGGCGGTCCCAACACAGAACAGCGTCCGGAGGAAATAGGTCCTTGACGTCTGTCCAAATCTAGGTGCTCAGCGAAGCGGTGGCTCTGGAAATGTCGGCACGGGATCTTTTCCGGATTGGTCTGGTGATAAGGACTGGACGGTCAACTTTCTCCCACATGGCTTTGATTTCACTaaactttctttgggtcgaccacTTTGTCAATGTTCCATACGTTACACACCTGATCAAAGTCATCCTGCGCTCTTCAAATTCTACTGATTTGATAGTACTGCCATTGTAGGGCCAACATACACTATTGTTAGGTCAATCACCCTTATTAGTGATGGTTAAGTGTATCtgttttttataaataaatacatgGTCCATATTTTCAACTAATTCGAGAGAGACAGTATGAGTGTGCTTCCAAGAAGCAAAGAGGATGGGAACTTGTCCCATCTCTTTTccaataaaaattttctttcgcAAACAGCCAATAAGTAGTTCGCCCATAAATAATTTAAGCATCCAAACAAGTTGTTGGCTAGATAGGAGCCATTATTTGGTGCAACAATAAGAGACTAGGACTATCAAATACACTAACAAGGGCCGATCTCTGGAACAACCAATttgtacaaaaataaaaagttgaATGTCTAGATAATATGCTCtatattggaaaaaaaaagcatatgtacgtatgtatgtatgcacgcACGCGCGGGTGTGAGTTtgttgagagagagagtgagagagaataCTATAAGTATCCCAGTTCTAATATCTGGATGCACcatctaaaaattaaatctagAATTTTTGGCTGCTAAACAAATTAAGAGATGAGATGACCAAGCTATAAGATTAAGTTCAGTATATTTAAGGTGAGGGATATATAAATATGCACACCCGTGTTaatttgtatgtatgtacacGCATCCGGATACACACGGATCTGTATGATAGTGAAGAGGAAATCAGGTAGTTCCCAATATGATTTTCTACCTAAAAGCTCAGAGATGGCTCTGATCTCTCTCTAAATAAACATTATATGAAAGTCTGTAAAGAGGAAAGAGAAACAGCATAAGAAAACGAGGAAATCATGCGGTGGTTGTCAATGCTTGTCTGCCTGAAAGATGAGAGATGGTCTTCACTGGCGGCTGGTTTTAG
It encodes the following:
- the LOC103707788 gene encoding WRKY transcription factor WRKY71-like, which translates into the protein MDSTRIGHSSLSLDLKVGSLRFPGQVPKGLPKSLKHEEEEFLMKREAGDLKAELNRVSEENKRLNEKLAAIYEDYANLQRQVMDLITTMCSDGGSVSPGRKRKSESLAMHGYNIDGADGMTNNCMGHQIGRNSSENSCKQAREECLKVSKLYVRTDPSDSSLVVGDGYQWRKYGQKVTRDNPCPRAYFRCSFAPACPVKKKVQRSAEDRSILVATYEGEHNHGNPSQLTAPSGSSRGGSVSRRSSGPSNITLDLARVGSQQEVETPELPARSLVEQVAWSLTKDPEFKAALTTAISGNIL